The Alistipes finegoldii DSM 17242 DNA segment CCACGAGCTTCACGAAGTTCGGGTTCAGCGCGATACCGGCCTTAGCGTCGAAGATCGAAGTGTTGGCGTCGCCCGTGAAGTCGGTCGAAACCACGTCGTCCTCGGTGTACTCGATGATGCCTTTGAACTCGTTCTCCGAAGCCTTCTTCATGGCAGCCTTGATCTCGTCGTACGAAGCGCCCTTCTCCAGACGGCAGGTCAGGTCTACGACCGAAACGTCGAGCGTCGGAACGCGGAATGCCATACCGGTCAGTTTGCCGTTCAGGGCGGGGATCACCTTGCCTACGGCCTTTGCAGCGCCGGTCGACGAGGGGATGATGTTGCCGCCGGCAGCACGGCCGCCGCGCCAGTCTTTCATCGAGGGACCGTCTACGGTCTTCTGCGTTGCGGTGGTAGCGTGTACGGTGGTCATGAGACCCTCGACGATACCGAAGTTGTCGTTGATGACCTTAGCCAGCGGAGCGAGGCAGTTCGTGGTGCACGATGCGTTCGAAACGATCTGCTGACCTGCGTAAGTATCGGTGTTCACGCCGCATACGAACATCGGGGTGTCGTCCTTCGAGGGAGCCGACATAACGACGTATTTGGCACCGGCTGCGATGTGGGCCTCAGCCTTCTCCTTGGTGAGGAACAGACCGGTAGACTCGACGATGTACTCGGCGCCTACTTCGTTCCACTTCAGGTTTGCGGGATCCTTCTCGGCGGTTACGCGGATGACGTTGCCGTTGACGATGAGCTGGCCCTTCTCCACGTTGTAGTCGATCGTACCGTTGAAACGGCCGTGTACCGAGTCGTACTTGAGCATGTAAGCCATGTAGTCTACCGGAACGAGGTCGTTGATACCTACCACCTCAATGTCTGCATTGTTGCACGCAGCACGGAATACCAGACGGCCGATACGACCGAAACCGTTGATACCTACTTTGATCTTTGACATAATGTTATGATTTATTTGTTAATAAAAAATGCGTTATTTTTTCACTGCACAAAAGTACATACTTTATGTATATTACGCAAGTAAAAAATTAAATTTTTTTAGTAATCCGATTCCTGCCTACTTCGCCGCCCTCTTGGCCCGTTTGGCCATCGCCGAAGCGAAGACGAAGTCGTTGAGTTCGGGGTTGTCGGCGTGCAGGATATCGTCTTTGGTGCCCTCCCACCATTTGCGACCTTCGTGTATGTATACAATTTTCTCGCCGATTTCCATCACCGAGTTCATATCGTGCGTATTGATGATGGTGGTGATATTGTATTCGCACGTGATTTCGTGAATCAGGTTGTCGATGACGATCGAAGTCTGCGGGTCGAGTCCCGAATTGGGTTCGTCGCAGAAGAGGTAGCGCGGATTGAGCACGATGGCGCGGGCGATGGCCACGCGCTTGATCATGCCACCCGACAGTTCGGCCGGATAGAGGTGGTTGGCCTCTTCCAGCCGCACCCGCTGAAGGCAGAAACTCACACGCTCCATCTTCTCCTTCTCGCTCTGCGAGGTGAAGAGGTCCAGCGGCAGTTTGACGTTCTCCTCGACGGTCGAGGAGTCCAGCAGCGCCCCGCCCTGAAAGATCATGCCGATATCCTTGCGGATGGCGCGCCGCTGCTTGAAATCCAGCTGCGTGAAGTTGGTGTCGTCGTACCAGACGTCGCCCGAATCGGGTTCATGGAGTCCCACCAGCGTCTTCAGCAGCACGGTCTTGCCCGAACCGCTGCGGCCGATGATCAGGTTGGTCCGTCCGGTCTCGAATTCGATCGAAATATCGTCGAGCACCACGCGACCGTCGAACGATTTGGTGATATGTTCGGCGCGTATCATATGAGCAGGACTTGCGTCAGTATAAGGTTAAAGATCATGATCACTACGGAGCTGACCACCACGGCGCGCGTCGAGGCGGCGCCCACTTCGAGCGAATTGCCCTTGGCGTAATAGCCGTAGAAGGCCGAAATCGAGGTGATGATATAGGCGAAGACGGCGGTCTTGATCAGCGAATAGACGATCGAATAGGGCTTGAAATCCATCAGCAGGCCGTCGATGTAGTCGGCCGGGATCATGATGCCGGTCAGGTAGGCGATCGCCCAGCCGCCCATAATGCCGATCGCGATGCTCAGGATGGTCAGAAACGGGAAGAAAACCACCGCGGCGACGATCTTCGGCAGGATCAGGTACGACGCGGAGTTGACGCCCATGATCTCCAGCGCGTCGATCTGTTCGGTGATGCGCATGGTGCCGATCTCCGAGGCGATGCTCGACCCGACCTTGCCGGCCAGAATCAGCGCCACGACCGTCGATGAAAATTCGAGGATCATCGTCTCGCGCGTGGCGTAGCCCACCAGCGAGCGGGGGATGAAGGGCGAATCGAGGTTGATGCACATCTGCAGGGTGATGACCGCGCCGATGAATACCGAGATGATCGCGGTCAGGCCGATCGAGTCGATGCCCAGCGACTCCATTTCGTAAACGATGCGGCGGCGGTAGATGGCGGCCTTCTCCGGACGGGAAAAGACTTTCCCCATCAGGATGAAATAGCGGCCTATCAGCTCGAATATCTTCAGCATACGCTACTCTTGTTTCGGCTCTTTCGTCTCTTCGAACTCGACGTAGTCGCCGACGTCTTTCGACACCCGTTTTTCGGGCGCCCCGGAGGTTTTGCGCACCTTCACTTCGCCTTCGCGGCCCTTGCGGGACTCGCCGGCAAAGGGCGAGCCGAAACCCTGTCCGCCGAAATTGCGCGGATCGAAGCCTTCGCCGAACTGCTCCTCCATCTGGCGGCGGACCTTGTTCATCCGCCAGCGGAACACCAGTATCAGCGCCACGGCCAATATCAGAATACTCATAACGACATACAGAAAAAACAGTGCGACGCCCTTCAGCAGCGCCGGAGCGGCGATGGCGAGGATGAGAATGACCAAAACCGTCAGCGGATTGCGCTGCACGAATCCCACCAGAGCGTTTATGATTGCGGTCAGAAAATTCATTGCAATTTAAAGTTTACAACCTTACAAAGGTAGGGAAAAATATGCGGATTTCAATTAATTGTCGTAAATTTGGTGCCGGAAAACAAATCACAACACAATATGCTCAACAAACTTACAGCCATTTCGCCCGTAGACGGCCGCTACCGTAATACAACGGAAACGCTCGCCGATTATTTTTCGGAACAGGCCCTCATCCGCTACCGCATCCGCGTCGAAGTGGAATACTTCATCGCGCTCTGCGAGATTCCCCTGCCCCAGCTGGCCGGCATCGATCGTACCAAATTCGCCGCCCTGCGCGCCCTATACCTCGATTTCTCGCCCGCCGACGCCGAGCGCGTCAAGCAGATCGAGTCGGTCACCAACCACGACGTCAAAGCCATCGAGTACATCATCAAGGAAAAAATGGACACGCTCGGACTGGAAGCCTACAAGGAATTCGTTCACTTCGGGCTTACCTCGCAGGACATCAACAACACGGCCATTCCGCTCTCGCTGAAGGAGGCGATGGCGGGTTTCTACTACCCCGCCGTCGAAGAGGTGCGCGACAAACTGGCGGCTTTTGCCGACGAGTGGCATGACGTGCCGATGCTGGCGCGCACGCACGGCCAGCCCGCATCTCCCACGACGCTGGGCAAGGAGTTCATGGTTTTCGTCGAGCGCATCGAGAAGCAGCTGGCCATGCTGCACGACATCGCCGTTCCGGCCAAGTTCGGCGGCGCGACCGGCAACTTCAACGCACACCGTGCGGCCTATCCGCAGTACGACTGGGTGGCTTTCGCCAACAGGTTCGTCGGCGAGACGCTGGGGCTCTGCCGCTCGCAGTACACCACGCAGATCGAACATTACGACAACTTGGCCGCGATCTTCGACAACATGAAGCGCATCGACACCATCCTCATCGACCTCTGCCGCGACATGTGGACCTATATTTCGATGGAGTACTTCAAACAGCAGATCAAGGCCGGCGAGGTCGGATCGAGCGCCATGCCGCACAAAGTCAATCCGATCGACTTCGAGAACGCCGAGGGCAACTTCGGCATCGCCAACGCCCTTTTCGAACACCTCTCGTCGAAGCTCCCCGTCTCGCGCCTCCAGCGCGACCTCACCGACTCGACCGTGCTGCGCAACATCGGCGTTCCGGTGGCCCACGCCGCCATTGCGCTGCGATCGCTGATGAAGGGACTCAACAAGGTGATCCTCAACCGCGAAGCGCTCGACCGCGATCTGGAAAACAACTGGGCCGTGGTGGCCGAAGGCATCCAGACCATTCTGCGCCGCGAGGGCTACCCCAAGCCCTACGAGGCGCTCAAGGCCCTGACCCGCACCAACGCCCACATCACCCACGAGTCGATCGCCGCATTCATCGAGACGCTCGACGTGGCCGAAACGGTCAAGGAGGAGCTGCGCGCACTCGCCCCCTCGACCTACACGGGCGTATTCCGCTAAGACGGAAGGATACTCCATACGGCAGACAAGTCCCGGTCGTGGGGACCGGGACTTGTTTTTGGCACGGGCTTTGCGATTCAGACAATCAACTGCGGAACAGCAACCGCAGTGAGGTTTCTTCATTTATTTAAGTTTGGGTTAGTAGTTTTAGGAGGGCAATCCTCCGCAGGCAGCAGGCAATCGTGAGATTCCCTGCTGTTTTGTCATATATTGCGCCCGGTTCCGCTCCGACCCGTTCATTTTGCCGTTTTATCCGGCCCTGCGGCGACTTAAGCGGAAAAATATTTGGATTTATTTGCAGGAAACCTTACTTTTAGCCCGTCACTTGCCGCAGAACGGATCTTCCCGCAGGTCCCGACTGCACCCGAACAAAAACTGTTATTAATCACTAATCCCAAAAATCACATCTATGATTAAATCGATTCTTTCGTGGAGCACTGCGCTGCTGGTGCTATGCTCCGGTCTTCTGGCCTCGTGCGACGACAAAGACGAGGGGGGGGGAAATCCTCCTGCTCCGGCCGTCACGCTGGCTGTCGGTGACGCCGCCTCCAACACGCTGAAATTCACGCTCACCCTGAGCGACGCGGACAAATGCACCTATGTCTGCACCAAATCCTCCGAAGCCGTTCCCTCGGCCGAGAAAATTCTCGCCGACGGCAAATCCGTAACCGCATCGGGTCTCATCACGATCGGCGACCTCGAACCCAGCACCACTTACCGCCTTTCGGCAGTCGCCTCCAACGGCAAGGTCAACGGCAAGGTCGAAACCATCGAACACACCACCTCCGCCCCCGACGTACACCCGGCCGTCGTTCTGACGCCCGGCACGCCCACTTCGACGACCCTTTCGTTCACCGCGGCCCTGACCGACCCCGAAACGGCCGCATACGTCTGTCTCGAAAAGACCGAAGGGACGACCGTTCCCACGGCCGAAGAGATTCTCCGCGACGGCACCGCCATCGCCCAGACGGGTGAGCTCCTCGTCGAGAACCTGAAACCCGCCACCGTCTACCTCATCGCGGCGGCAGTCGCCAACACCGGCGTCTATTCGGAGGTCGAAACCCTCGAAATGGAGACCGTCGCCCGGACGCCCGTCGTCACGGTCATCGCAGGCACTCCGACCGAAACGACCCTCTCGTTCCATTTCAAACTGACCGATGCGGAGAAAGCCGCATACGTCTGCATCGAGGAAACCGACAACCCGACGATTCCTTCGGCCGAGGAGATTCTCCGCGACGGCACCGACCTGCCCGTATCGGCAGATGCAGCGGAGATCCGGGAGCTGAAACCCGGCACGACCTATATCGTCGCCGTCGCCGCGTCGAATAAAACAGTATACTCCGACGTCAAGACGGTCGAGATGACCACCGACCAAGCCGTCGAAGGCCCGATCGTGTTCGACCGGCAGGCTGCAGGCGGATACTATCCCACCGAGAGCAGCTACATCGGTGAATTCCTCTTGGTGCTCGCCGACGGCGAAACCACCGAATCCGGGGGCGTCTACGCCACCACCGGCGCAGGCCGTGCCATGAGCATCGACCTCTACCAGATGGCGGTAAGCAATCCCAATACGACGATCACCCTGCCGGCCCGCGACTACAGGTACGCCACCAACAAGGGCCTGACGACGTTCGACCCCGTGAAAACCTACTGTATGGTCAACGACGGCAAAGGCAATATCACCCGAACCGACTTCAAGGCAGGTACGATCTCCGTCAAGAAGGCCGGCTCGACCTATACGATCACCGCGACGCTGACCACGACCGACGACGAGGAGTTCACGACCAGCTACGAGGGTCCGCTGACGATCGAAAACAAGACCTCCACCGAAATCCCCGATCTCCCCACTCTCGACAAGGACGTAACGAATCTCTCCTTCATCCGCGCGCTGGGCAAATATTACAGCGATTCCGACACGGCAGACCAATGTATCGTAAATCTTTACGACGTCGAGCCGACAATCTCCTACGGTTCCGATTACCTCGGACAGGCAGGACATCTGGTATCGCTCGATCTCTCGACCGCCGTTTCGACGGAAATGCAGTTGCAGGAGGGAACCTACAACGTCTCCGCATCGGGCACGCCGGGTTCTTACGAAGCCGGCCGCCAAACGGAGTTCATGGATACGAAACTCCCCGTAGGCACCTACTGCGAAGAGCGTAACGACAATTTCCAGTCGTTCTACGGATTCGTCGCGTCCGGTACCGTAACGATCACCAAATCGGGCAGCGGTTACCGCTTCGTACTCGACTTCACCACCGACAAGGGGCACAAGGTCAGCGGCACCTACGAAGGCAACGTGGAGATGACCGACAAACGATGATGATAAGGCCCGGCATTCGGGCCATGCCGAAAACGGAAACGGGCAGGATGTCTTCGCGGGCATCCTGCCCCTCGTTTGTGCCCGTCCCGTTCGCAGGTCTGTCAGTTTGCAGCCCGGCCAATTCATGTCCCGGCCCGCAGGCGTCACACGACCCGCCCCCGCGAACCGCATAGGCGCCCTTCCGGCACGGCGGTCCGGCACGGGTTTTGCAATATACCCTGTCAACTGCGGCACAGCAACCGCAGTGAGGTTTCTTCATTTATTTAAGTTTGGGTTAGTAGTTTCAGGAGGGCAATCCTCCGGAAGGCAGCAGGCAATCGTGAGATTCCCTGCTGTTTTTGTGTGTTTTCGCCTGCAAAACGCCCGCACGAATCACGCACCCGTCCGAAACGACATTCCGCCCGTCTGGTTACGGCACGGAAACTGATTGGCCGTCAGGTGTAAACCACAATTCCACATTATGGCAAAAAACAGAAACATCACAACAACGCAGCTCGCGCTGATGACCGCGGCGGCTGTCATCAGTCTGCGCGGGCTTCCGATGATGGCGCAGGAGGAACTTACCATGTTCTTCTACATCTTCTTCGCCACCTTCCTGTTCCTGATCCCGGCGGCGCTGGTAGGCGCCGAGCTGGGCAGCGCCTTCGCCTCGAAAGGCGGCGGCGTCTACACATGGGTCAAAGAGGCCTTCAACAAACACATGGGCTTCACGGCCATCTTCCTGCAATGGATACAGAACGTCGTCTGGTATCCCACCGTACTCGGCTTCGCCGCGGCGTCGATCGCCTACATGATCGGCATGCCCGACCTCGCCCAGAACGGACTTTTCGTCGGGCTGTTTTCGATCGCCATGTACTGGTGCGCCACGCTTGTCACCCTGCGCGGCACCTCGGCCATATCGGGCATCACGAGCAAGGGATTCCTCATCGGCACGGTGTTACCCGGCATCGTCGTGATCGTCATGGCGGTCGTCTGGATGATCGGCGGCAACTCCGTCGCGCTGGAGCATATTCCGGACACCGTCAGTCAGGTCGTCAATATCGACGCCGCGCACCACGTCCATCCGCGGCTGTTCCCCCACATTACGGGCATGAGCGACATCGCCTTCCTCGCGGGCATCCTGCTGCTGTTCGCCGGCGTCGAGGTGCACGCCGTGCACGCCCCCGAACTCAAAAAGCCGCAGACGCAGTTTCCGCGCGCCATGTTTCTCGCGGCGCTCATCTCGTTCGGGCTTTTCACGCTGGGCGCGCTGGCCGTGGCGATCATCACGCCCTATGACCAGATCAACCTCCAGTCGGGACTGTTCACCACGTTCCAGATCGTCTTCGAACACTACCATGTGGGCTGGCTCACGAACGTCATGGGACTGCTCGTAGCGTTCGGCGCACTGGCCGGAGTCATGTCGTGGATTTCAGGCCCCAGCCGCGGCCTGCTATGGACGGCGCAGGAGGGCGTGCTGCCCTGCTTCCTGCAGAAGACCAACAAGAACGGCGTGCAGATCAACATTCTCATCATCCAAGGCTGCATCGTCACCCTGCTGTCGTCGCTCTATATCGTCATGAACGACGTGAGCGTGGCGTTCTTCCTGCTGAGCGCCCTGACCGTGGGTCTCTATCTGCTGATGTATATGATGATGTACGCCGCGGGCATCCGCCTGCGCTACACGCAGCCCGACCTGATACGCAGCTACCGCATACCGGGCGGCAATGCGGGCATGTGGCTGGTCGGCGGCATCGGATTCCTCGCGGTGCTCTTCTCGTTCATCGTCACCTTCTTCCCGCCCTCGCAGCTGCCCGTCGGCAGTCCCGCCATGTATACGTGGCTGGTAGTCGTCGGCACGGCGGTCTTCCTCTCCATCCCGTTCGTCATCAGTTTCGTCATGGACCGCAGGGCCGCCGGCGCCGCGAACAAGCCCTCCGGCCGATAACCGCAGCGGAACCGCCGGAACCGGCACGTCTGTCGAAAATCCACCTTACGCTTCTTCTCCCGTCCCGCCGAATATGCCGCGGACGGGAGAAGAAGCTATTTGCATGCCGCAGAAGGCGGTCGGACACCGTGCGGACCGCAACGAAGCCCCCGCAAAGGTAGTTTTTCACCGGCTCGGCACATTCTTCCGGAATATAATATTTTTTTATTCCGTTTTTTTTTAATTTTGTGTGAGACTATGACTCCGGAAAAAGAAAAAGAACTGCTGACCGCTCTGTCCAAAGGGAACCAATCCGCATTCGATTCCCTCTACCTGTTTTATGCTCCCAAGGTCAGGGAATTCGTGTTCCGGCTGCTTAAAAACCCCGGCGAAGCGGAAGACGTCACGCAAAACATCTTCCTGCGCGTCTGGGAGAAGCGCCGCGAACTGGGCGGCACACGCTCGCTGCGGAGCTACCTCTACACGATGGCCCGCAACGCCGTATTCGACATCTTTTCCCACTCGATCGTAGAAGACAAATACATGCAGGAGCATATCAACTCGGCCGCCGAGCGGCGCGACGCTCCGCTCAGCGAGAAAATCGAGACCGAGGAGCTGGCGCTGCTCATCGCCGTCGCCGTGGACCGCATGCCCGAACAGCGCCGCCGGGTTTTCAGCCTGAGCCGTTACGAAGAGCTTTCCAACAAGGAGATCGCCGAGCGGCTCAACCTCAGCGTCAAAACCGTCGAACGCCACATGACCGCCGCCCTGAGCCAGCTCCGCCGGCTGCTGACGCTCCTCGCCCTCTTCGTCTGAAAACGCGCCCCGAAAACGCCCGTCCGAAGGCGCCTTCCGAAAAAATACGAAAAAAATCGCTGCCGGGTGGGGGTTGCGCCCCGCCATGCCGTCTTATTTATAAAAGCATATCCCGGATAAAGACCGCATACGATGGAGAGACGACAAATAAGAGAGCTCATCGGCAGATTCCTGCACAACGACGTCCCCGGCGAACTCCAGACGCAATTCCGCCGCTGGATGCTCCAGCCCGGCGACGGCGACGAAAAAGAAGCCGCGCTGCGCGAGGAGTGGACCGCCGTCGTGGAAAGCCCTGCGGCGGCCGACCGCAGTGAAGAGCTGCAGCGGCTCCGTCACACCATCCGCATGCGTGAAGCGCAGCAGCGGCGCAGCCGCATTTTCCGCCGCATACGCTACGCCGCGGCCGCAGCCGCCGTGCTGCTGTTTGCCGTCGGCGAATATTACTACGTACGCTCGGCGTCGGCCGTTCCGGCCGAAATCCGCCTGCTGACGGCGCGCGGGAGCAAAGGCGAATTCCAGCTGCCCGACGGCACGAAGGTATGGCTCAACGCATCGAGCCGCCTGACCTATCCCGAAACATTCGACCGCAGGGAACGCCGCGTGACGCTCGAAGGCGAAGCCTATTTCGAAGTGGCGCGCAACACGTCGCACCCCTTCGTCGTCGATATGAACCGCATGGAGATCGAAGTGCTCGGCACCACGTTCGACGCCCGCTACGAGCGCACCAGCGGCATCGCCGAAACGACGCTCAACAGCGGCTCTATCTGCGTCCGCACGTCGCGCTCCCGGCAGGCCGTGCGGCTCCGGCCCGACGAACGGCTGGTCTTCAACGAGACCACCGGAAGCATGATCATCGAACAGGTGAACGCCTCGAACTACAACAGCTGGATACAGCCCACCCTGACCTTCTTCGACATGACGCTCGAAGACATCATCACCAACCTCGAACGCTGGTTCAACGTTCCGATCGGCACCGACGCCTCGGTGGACCGCACCATCTGTCTGTCGTTCCACGTACGCCACGAATCGCTCGAAGAGACCCTGCAGGTCATCTCGCTCATCACGGGACTGCAATACACGCTCGACGGCGAGTCGGCCACGTTCCACACCGCACGAACCACCAGATCAAGATAACCTGAAAAAACCGAAAAGCCTATGGGAATTCCTCCTCCGTGATCCACGAAAAAAAGCGGATGCTGCAACATCCGCTCCGACTTAAAACCCCGACGTGCTTCGTAATGTAACCGAATTACGAAATGACAGAACCTTAAATCGTTACAAAATTATGAAAAAATCCGGAAAATCCGGCGGAAAAGGGATTATTCCACTTCCGCCCGGAAGATTCTTTTTGCTGACGCTGTTATTCACGCTGCTGGCCGCAGCCAGCGTCCGGGCCCAGAACCCGCCCGTGAGCATCAACGCAAAGGCAATCACAATCAACGAATTATTCACCCGCATCGAGAAACAGGGCGTCTATACCTTCGCCTACAACAATGCCGACATCGACCTCAAGCGCGTCGTGACCGTGCACGCCAAGGAACGTCCCATCGAATCCATCGTCCGCGAATGCCTGCCCGAAGTCAACGTGCAGGTTTCCAACAACAAGGTGATCCTGACGGCCCGCCGCAGCGACCAGAGTTCGATGCCAATGCACAAGCTGACGGGCACCGTGACCGACGAAAACGGCGCGCCGGTGACGGGCGCCACGGTGATCGTCGTCGGCACGCAGCGCGGCACGACCACCTCGGCGACGGGCGCCTATACGCTGCAGGTCCGCAACGGCGAAATCCTCGAATTCCAGTATCTCGGCTATGAAAAGCAGGCCGTCTCGGTCGGCGGGCAGACCACGCTCGACGTCACGCTCCAGCCTTCGAAGGCGATGGCCGTGGACGAAGTGGTCGTCATCGGCTACGGAACGGTGAAGAAGGGCGACGCCACGGGTTCGGTGGCCAACATCAAAATCTCCGACGTAAAGGACCTCCCGGTGCTGTCCGTCGACCAAGCGCTGCAGGGCCGCGTCGCCGGCGCCGACATCATGTCCACCACGGGCGAACCGGGCGCCACGACTTCGATCCGCATCCGCGGTACGCGCTCGATTTCGGCCTCGAACGAGCCGCTGATCGTGGTGGACGGCGTGATGGACGCCGTCAGCGACCTCAACGACCTGAACATGGCCGACATCGAATCGGTCACGATCCTCAAGGACGCCTCCTCGACGGCGATCTACGGATCACGCGGCTCCAACGGCGTAATCATCGTGACCACCAAGGGGGGGGGTAACCAGACCAACACCAAACCTTCGATCACGCTCAAGGCCGACATCGGATTCTCGCAGCTGCCCCGCAAGCTCGACGTGATGAACGCCACGGAATTCGCACTCTACCGCAACGACTTCGCCTACTTCAGCACCCAGAGCGGCTACGAGGACATCGGCGAGGGCACGCCCCAGTCGAAATATCCCTTCAAAGACCCCTTCTCGCTGGGCAAAGGCACCGACTGGATCGACGAAATCACCCGCACGGCGCCCTACCAGAACTATTCGCTCTCGATTTCGGGCCGCTCGAAAAAGAGCAGCTACTACGCCTCGCTGGGTTACAACGATTCGCAGGGTATCATCGACAACAGCGGTCTGCAGCGCATCACGGGGCGTCTGAATCTCGACCACCAGCTGTTCAAATGGCTGAAGGTCGGCTACCGCGGCAGCTACACATGGCGCGACAACGCCCAGAACCTCGCCGAAATCGGCGGCACGGCCTACTACCGCGCAGCCATGTATCTTTCGCCCCACATCGACCCGCAGGAGAACTACAACCCGCTTTGGGGCAACGGCCAGCGTATCAATACGCCGCGTGCGACGATCGACCAGAACACCTACTCCATCGAGCGGACCTCGCTCAACCACACGGCCTATCTCGAAGTGGCGCTGGCCAAAGGCCTGAAGCTGCGCAGCCAGAACTCCTACTATTCGTTCCAGCGCCACACCTACCGCTACTATCCGGGATCGCTTCCCGCCAAGAACGAGGGTGAAGGCGGTCAGGCCTACCGCGCCGAATTCCACGAATTCAGCCTTTCGAGCGAAAACACCCTCAGCTACAAGCTCGAAACCAAAAGCGGCCACAACATCGACGCGCTGGCCGGTTTCACCGCCTACCGCTACAAGAGCGACAACTTCACGCTGAGCGGACAGGGCTACATGGACGACGACGTGCTGTGGAACAACATGAACGCCGTGACCGACAAGGAGACCTATTCGGCCGCCACGGGCCTGACCAAGCGGACGAAAATGTCGCTGCTGGCCCGCTTCAACTACAACTACAAACAGCGCTACTACCTCACCGTAACGGGGCGTTACGACGGTTCGTCGAACTTCGCCGCCAACAACAAGTGGGGCTTCTTCCCCTCGGTGGCCCTCAAATGGAACGCCGCCAAGGAGAATTTCCTGAAGGACGTACGCTGGATCGACGAGCTGTCGCTCCGCCTGAGCGCCGGACGCACGGGTAACGACGCCATCTCGGCCTACCGTTCGCTGGCGGCCATGTCCAGCACCACGAGCGGCTATCTGTTCGACGGCATGCAGCCGGGCGCCTACTACCGCAGCCGTCTGGCCAGCCCCAACCTGACGTGGGAGAAGACCGACCTCTACAACGCGGCGCTCGATCTGGCGTTCTTCAACAACCGCCTGATGATTACGGCCGAAGGCTATATCTCCAAGACGCGCGACCTGCTGCTCACGGTGCAGACCGCTTCGGCGACGGGCTACACCAGCCGTTACGCCAACATCGGCAAAACCTCGAACAAAGGCGTCGAGCTGAGCATCGAGAGCCGCAATATCGTCCGTCCCAAATTCTCGTGGACGACCAACCTCACCATCGCCCACAACAAACAGAACGTGGACGACATCGGCAGCGAGGATTTCGTCACGGCGCTCTCGTCGCCCGGCAACAACCCCTACATGATGTACGGTTACGTCAAAGGCTACCCGCTCAACGCGCTTTGGGGATTCAAGTACGGCGGCACGTGGAAGAGCGTCGAGGAGTTCGAGCGCAACAGCGTGACGAACACCTACGTTTCGGCGCTGGCGATCAACAGCGACGCCGCGTCGCGCAAGGCCTCGCTGGGCATGCCCCGCTACTACGACATCAACAACGACGGCTCGCTCAACAACGACGACCTCGTCTATCAGGGCAATGCCGACCCCGACCTGTACGGCGGTCTGCAGAACAACTTCCGCTTCGGCAGGCTCAACGTCGGCATCTACTTCACCTATTCGCTCGGCGGCAAGATCTACAACTACTCGGAGCTTTACATGGCC contains these protein-coding regions:
- a CDS encoding RNA polymerase sigma-70 factor, translating into MTPEKEKELLTALSKGNQSAFDSLYLFYAPKVREFVFRLLKNPGEAEDVTQNIFLRVWEKRRELGGTRSLRSYLYTMARNAVFDIFSHSIVEDKYMQEHINSAAERRDAPLSEKIETEELALLIAVAVDRMPEQRRRVFSLSRYEELSNKEIAERLNLSVKTVERHMTAALSQLRRLLTLLALFV
- a CDS encoding FecR family protein; amino-acid sequence: MERRQIRELIGRFLHNDVPGELQTQFRRWMLQPGDGDEKEAALREEWTAVVESPAAADRSEELQRLRHTIRMREAQQRRSRIFRRIRYAAAAAAVLLFAVGEYYYVRSASAVPAEIRLLTARGSKGEFQLPDGTKVWLNASSRLTYPETFDRRERRVTLEGEAYFEVARNTSHPFVVDMNRMEIEVLGTTFDARYERTSGIAETTLNSGSICVRTSRSRQAVRLRPDERLVFNETTGSMIIEQVNASNYNSWIQPTLTFFDMTLEDIITNLERWFNVPIGTDASVDRTICLSFHVRHESLEETLQVISLITGLQYTLDGESATFHTARTTRSR
- a CDS encoding SusC/RagA family TonB-linked outer membrane protein; this translates as MKKSGKSGGKGIIPLPPGRFFLLTLLFTLLAAASVRAQNPPVSINAKAITINELFTRIEKQGVYTFAYNNADIDLKRVVTVHAKERPIESIVRECLPEVNVQVSNNKVILTARRSDQSSMPMHKLTGTVTDENGAPVTGATVIVVGTQRGTTTSATGAYTLQVRNGEILEFQYLGYEKQAVSVGGQTTLDVTLQPSKAMAVDEVVVIGYGTVKKGDATGSVANIKISDVKDLPVLSVDQALQGRVAGADIMSTTGEPGATTSIRIRGTRSISASNEPLIVVDGVMDAVSDLNDLNMADIESVTILKDASSTAIYGSRGSNGVIIVTTKGGGNQTNTKPSITLKADIGFSQLPRKLDVMNATEFALYRNDFAYFSTQSGYEDIGEGTPQSKYPFKDPFSLGKGTDWIDEITRTAPYQNYSLSISGRSKKSSYYASLGYNDSQGIIDNSGLQRITGRLNLDHQLFKWLKVGYRGSYTWRDNAQNLAEIGGTAYYRAAMYLSPHIDPQENYNPLWGNGQRINTPRATIDQNTYSIERTSLNHTAYLEVALAKGLKLRSQNSYYSFQRHTYRYYPGSLPAKNEGEGGQAYRAEFHEFSLSSENTLSYKLETKSGHNIDALAGFTAYRYKSDNFTLSGQGYMDDDVLWNNMNAVTDKETYSAATGLTKRTKMSLLARFNYNYKQRYYLTVTGRYDGSSNFAANNKWGFFPSVALKWNAAKENFLKDVRWIDELSLRLSAGRTGNDAISAYRSLAAMSSTTSGYLFDGMQPGAYYRSRLASPNLTWEKTDLYNAALDLAFFNNRLMITAEGYISKTRDLLLTVQTASATGYTSRYANIGKTSNKGVELSIESRNIVRPKFSWTTNLTIAHNKQNVDDIGSEDFVTALSSPGNNPYMMYGYVKGYPLNALWGFKYGGTWKSVEEFERNSVTNTYVSALAINSDAASRKASLGMPRYYDINNDGSLNNDDLVYQGNADPDLYGGLQNNFRFGRLNVGIYFTYSLGGKIYNYSELYMAGSSMSNQYRYMLEAWHPVRNPQSNLPRAGAVDAHVPSDLMIYDASYIRLKNITVGYTFDLSKRSKFIRDITLNLSAENLHIWKKYNGFDPDVSTDSSDSALRRVDLGAYPKPRTIVFSIQLRY